A single genomic interval of Chitinophaga sp. 180180018-3 harbors:
- a CDS encoding Crp/Fnr family transcriptional regulator — protein MTFFNFKKKLILVTMSIKGIFPIDKWDFKSESIFADLPPADYELLTIHKSEQIYKKNEMIFREGAYPSGIFYISKGKVKKYKADRDGKEQIVYIANTGQLLGYHAILSGDPYPDSAAAMEESTIAFIPKEDFLNAIEHSAVLNGRLLKALSHEFAVLVNSVTMFAQKTVRERLALQLIIVREKYKANFADGMPIEINVSREDLASLVGTARENVVRVLAEFKEAGILTTKGRKIIIRDVKKLIEIANYQ, from the coding sequence GTGACTTTTTTCAATTTTAAAAAAAAGTTAATTTTGGTAACTATGAGTATCAAGGGGATTTTCCCAATAGATAAGTGGGATTTTAAAAGCGAATCTATTTTTGCGGACCTGCCTCCCGCAGATTATGAACTATTGACTATACACAAAAGCGAGCAGATATATAAAAAGAATGAAATGATTTTCCGGGAGGGTGCCTATCCTTCCGGAATTTTCTATATTAGCAAGGGAAAAGTTAAAAAATATAAAGCCGACCGCGACGGCAAAGAGCAGATTGTCTACATTGCCAATACAGGCCAGCTGCTTGGGTATCACGCTATTCTTTCGGGAGATCCATACCCGGATTCGGCCGCAGCTATGGAGGAAAGCACGATAGCTTTTATTCCGAAGGAAGATTTTTTAAATGCCATAGAACATTCCGCTGTATTGAACGGCAGATTACTGAAAGCGTTAAGTCATGAATTTGCTGTGTTAGTTAACAGCGTGACAATGTTTGCTCAAAAAACAGTGAGAGAGCGGCTGGCTCTCCAGTTGATTATTGTCCGGGAAAAATACAAGGCCAATTTCGCTGATGGAATGCCGATAGAAATAAATGTCAGCCGGGAAGATCTTGCCAGCCTGGTAGGCACGGCCAGGGAAAACGTAGTGAGGGTGCTTGCCGAATTTAAAGAGGCGGGAATTTTGACCACAAAGGGGAGGAAAATTATTATCCGGGATGTAAAGAAATTAATTGAGATAGCGAATTATCAATAG